Within Actinoplanes sp. L3-i22, the genomic segment TTCTCCGAAATGGCGAAGGATTTACTGAGCGGGCGAATCGATTTGCGCAGCGTTGCCCAGAGTTCGGCGTACGGGCGGGAATTCGGCGCTGCCTACGCGGACTTCGAGCGATGGCAGGAAAACCTGAGCGATGAGGAGCGGCAAAAGACGCTGCGTGACGTGAAATCGATCCTGGACGGCGATCCGCCCCAGAAATAGAACAGCCGCTCGATCGAGACGCGATCAAGCGGCTGTTTTTGGTGCTATCTAGATTTTGTCGCCCATGCCCGTAGCTCTGGCAGCGTCCAAAGCCCGCTGAGTTGCCCGTGCGCGCCCGTAAACCTCGCCCGCCATCGTCGATGAGGCTGCCCAGCCGAACGTGCGGTTCATGTCGGCAACGTTCATTCCTGCCGATAGCGCCCGGTCGGCTGCGGTGTGCCGGATCTCCTTCGGTTCGACGTGACCGATCCCCGCTTTGTGTGCCCGCCGATCGACCATCTCGCCCAGGGCGCGGCGACTCATTCCCTTGGAGTCGCGCCGACCGGTGAGCCAGAACCACGGGCTCTGGGCGTACCGGTGCCGATCTCGGATAGCGACGTACCGCTCCATGGCGTCCATGGTTCGGTCCGACAGGCTGATCAGTCTCGATCCGGTTTTGCCGGATACCTCAACGAGTTGATTCACCCAATCGATGTCCACGTTCTTGATGAGACGGACTTCGGTGGCACGCATTCCGCCGGGCTCGGACATGCACCTGATGATCGCTTCGTCTCGCCGGTCCGCCAGAGTCCGCCCTTTGCACGCGGCTACGAGCAGGCGCAGTTGTTCCAGGGTGAGAACGCGCGGCGGAACATCCTGGACGGAGGATTTCGGAATCTCCGTGAGCGGATTCGACGCGATGAAGCCCCGGCGCATGCACCAGAGGTAGAAGACTCGGAGATTGATCCAGGTCTGCTGTCGGGTGGTGGCTGCGTACCGGTCAATCCAACTGGCGAACAGTTCCTCCAATTGGAGCGTGGTCGCGGTGTGCGCCGGGGCGTCGATAAAACGACTGACCTTGTCGATGCTGATCCGGTAGTTGAGGATCGTGAATGCCGACAGCTCAGCCAGTCGGAGGTGCCGTTCGTAACTGGCTGTAACCGGGTCGGTCGGGCGTTCCATGTGCTCTCCGTGGGGGTAGTGAGACCTTCCCCCACGTCGCTGCTCAGCAGAGCCGGATCACCATCGACGGACGTCCTTGTCGACGCGGCACGCCTGATCAGCTCAACAACGGCTTGACCAGGCGTGCCGCGTCGAACCGCTTGGTCACGTCGGACCAGTTCACCAGGTTCCACAGGCGGTCGACGTAGTCCGGGCGCACGTTCTTGTACTGCAGGTAGTAGGCGTGTTCCCAGGCGTCGAAGACCAGGATCGGCGTGGAGCCCTGCCCGACGTTGCCGTGGTGGTCGTAGATCTGCTCGACGATCAGCCGCTGCGAGAGCGGTTCCCAGGCCAGCACGCCCCAGCCGGAGCCCTGCACGCCCTTGGTCGCCGTGGACAGTTGCGCCGCGAACGCCTCGAACGATCCGAAGTGCTCGGCGATCGCCGCGGACAGTTCCCCGTCGGGGCGGTCGGCGCTGCTGCCGGGGCGCAGGTTGTTCCAGAAGATCGAGTGCAGGACGTGCCCGGAGAGGTTGAACGCCAGAGTCTTCTCCAGGCCGACCAGCGCGGAGTAGTCGCCCTTGTCGCGGGCCTCGGCGAGCTGATCGAGGGTGTCGTTGCTGCCCTTGACGTACGCGGCGTGGTGCTTGCTGTGGTGCAGCTCGAGGATCTGGCCGCTCATCGCGGGCTCGAGTGCGCCGTAGTCGTAGGGCATGTCGGGAAGCGTGTAGATCGCCATGCCGCTCAGTATGTCTTATTGCAAACTCTTGGCAACTGCGGAATAGTGACATCAAGGGGCGGGGGAGTTGCGTGGCCGTGACCCACCGAACC encodes:
- a CDS encoding superoxide dismutase; this encodes MAIYTLPDMPYDYGALEPAMSGQILELHHSKHHAAYVKGSNDTLDQLAEARDKGDYSALVGLEKTLAFNLSGHVLHSIFWNNLRPGSSADRPDGELSAAIAEHFGSFEAFAAQLSTATKGVQGSGWGVLAWEPLSQRLIVEQIYDHHGNVGQGSTPILVFDAWEHAYYLQYKNVRPDYVDRLWNLVNWSDVTKRFDAARLVKPLLS
- a CDS encoding tyrosine-type recombinase/integrase; its protein translation is MERPTDPVTASYERHLRLAELSAFTILNYRISIDKVSRFIDAPAHTATTLQLEELFASWIDRYAATTRQQTWINLRVFYLWCMRRGFIASNPLTEIPKSSVQDVPPRVLTLEQLRLLVAACKGRTLADRRDEAIIRCMSEPGGMRATEVRLIKNVDIDWVNQLVEVSGKTGSRLISLSDRTMDAMERYVAIRDRHRYAQSPWFWLTGRRDSKGMSRRALGEMVDRRAHKAGIGHVEPKEIRHTAADRALSAGMNVADMNRTFGWAASSTMAGEVYGRARATQRALDAARATGMGDKI